One genomic segment of Sminthopsis crassicaudata isolate SCR6 chromosome 4, ASM4859323v1, whole genome shotgun sequence includes these proteins:
- the PBX2 gene encoding pre-B-cell leukemia transcription factor 2 isoform X2, with the protein MDERLLGPPPPGGGRGGLGLIGGEPGGSGEPPGGGEPGGGPGGVPGGRGKQDIGDILQQIMTITDQSLDEAQAKKHALNCHRMKPALFSVLCEIKEKTGLSIRSSQEEEPVDPQLMRLDNMLLAEGVAGPEKGGGSAAAAAAAAASGGGVSPDNSIEHSDYRSKLAQIRHIYHSELEKYEQACNEFTTHVMNLLREQSRTRPVAPKEMERMVGIIHRKFSAIQMQLKQSTCEAVMILRSRFLDARRKRRNFSKQATEVLNEYFYSHLSNPYPSEEAKEELAKKCGITVSQVSNWFGNKRIRYKKNIGKFQEEANIYAVKTAVSVTQGGHSRASSPTPPSSAGSGGSFNLSGSGDLFLGMPGLNGDSYPSSQANGGWQEAVTPSSVTSPTEGPGSVHSDTSN; encoded by the exons GTGGGGAGCCAGGGGGATCTGGGGAACCTCCCGGTGGTGGAGAACCCGGAGGGGGTCCTGGGGGGGTCCCAGGAGGACGGGGAAAGCAGGACATCGGGGACATCCTGCAGCAGATCATGACCATCACCGACCAAAGCCTGGATGAGGCCCAGGCCAA gAAACATGCCCTGAATTGCCACCGAATGAAGCCTGCTCTTTTCAGTGTCCTATGTGAAATCAAAGAGAAAACGG GCCTCAGTATCCGAAGTTCACAAGAGGAAGAGCCCGTGGACCCCCAGCTGATGCGTTTGGACAACATGCTTCTGGCAGAAGGGGTAGCAGGACCTGAGAAGGGAGGAGGGTCTGCAGCCgcagctgcagcagcagcagcctctGGGGGTGGAGTGTCTCCTGACAACTCTATTGAGCACTCTGACTATCGAAGTAAATTGGCCCAGATCCGCCATATTTACCATTCTGAGTTGGAGAAGTACGAACAG GCATGTAATGAGTTTACTACCCATGTGATGAACCTGCTTCGAGAGCAGAGTCGTACACGGCCTGTGGCTCCCAAGGAAATGGAACGTATGGTTGGCATCATCCACCGAAAATTCAGTGCCATTCAGATGCAGCTCAAACAGAGCACATGTGAAGCTGTCATGATCCTTCGCTCGCGTTTCCTGGATGCCAG AAGAAAACGCCGTAACTTCAGTAAACAGGCCACTGAGGTCTTAAATGAGTATTTCTACTCCCACCTGAGTAACCCTTATCCTAGTGAAGAGGCCAAGGAGGAGCTTGCCAAGAAGTGTGGGATCACTGTCTCTCAG GTCTCTAACTGGTTTGGCAACAAGCGGATcagatataagaaaaatattgggAAGTTCCAGGAAGAAGCAAATATCTATGCAGTGAAAACTGCTGTGTCTGTCACTCAAGGGGGGCATAGCCGTGCCAGTTCCCCTACACCTCCCTCTTCTGCAG GCTCTGGTGGTTCCTTCAACCTCTCAGGATCAGGAGACTTGTTCCTAGGGATGCCTGGGCTCAATGGAGACTCCTACCCCAGTTCCCAG GCTAATGGTGGCTGGCAAGAGGCAGTGACCCCATCTTCAGTGACATCCCCAACAGAGGGACCTGGAAGCGTTCATTCTGACACGTCCAATTGA
- the PBX2 gene encoding pre-B-cell leukemia transcription factor 2 isoform X1: MDERLLGPPPPGGGRGGLGLIGGEPGGSGEPPGGGEPGGGPGGVPGGRGKQDIGDILQQIMTITDQSLDEAQAKKHALNCHRMKPALFSVLCEIKEKTGLSIRSSQEEEPVDPQLMRLDNMLLAEGVAGPEKGGGSAAAAAAAAASGGGVSPDNSIEHSDYRSKLAQIRHIYHSELEKYEQACNEFTTHVMNLLREQSRTRPVAPKEMERMVGIIHRKFSAIQMQLKQSTCEAVMILRSRFLDARRKRRNFSKQATEVLNEYFYSHLSNPYPSEEAKEELAKKCGITVSQVSNWFGNKRIRYKKNIGKFQEEANIYAVKTAVSVTQGGHSRASSPTPPSSAGSGGSFNLSGSGDLFLGMPGLNGDSYPSSQVESLRHSMGPGGYGESLGGGQTYSPREMRANGGWQEAVTPSSVTSPTEGPGSVHSDTSN, encoded by the exons GTGGGGAGCCAGGGGGATCTGGGGAACCTCCCGGTGGTGGAGAACCCGGAGGGGGTCCTGGGGGGGTCCCAGGAGGACGGGGAAAGCAGGACATCGGGGACATCCTGCAGCAGATCATGACCATCACCGACCAAAGCCTGGATGAGGCCCAGGCCAA gAAACATGCCCTGAATTGCCACCGAATGAAGCCTGCTCTTTTCAGTGTCCTATGTGAAATCAAAGAGAAAACGG GCCTCAGTATCCGAAGTTCACAAGAGGAAGAGCCCGTGGACCCCCAGCTGATGCGTTTGGACAACATGCTTCTGGCAGAAGGGGTAGCAGGACCTGAGAAGGGAGGAGGGTCTGCAGCCgcagctgcagcagcagcagcctctGGGGGTGGAGTGTCTCCTGACAACTCTATTGAGCACTCTGACTATCGAAGTAAATTGGCCCAGATCCGCCATATTTACCATTCTGAGTTGGAGAAGTACGAACAG GCATGTAATGAGTTTACTACCCATGTGATGAACCTGCTTCGAGAGCAGAGTCGTACACGGCCTGTGGCTCCCAAGGAAATGGAACGTATGGTTGGCATCATCCACCGAAAATTCAGTGCCATTCAGATGCAGCTCAAACAGAGCACATGTGAAGCTGTCATGATCCTTCGCTCGCGTTTCCTGGATGCCAG AAGAAAACGCCGTAACTTCAGTAAACAGGCCACTGAGGTCTTAAATGAGTATTTCTACTCCCACCTGAGTAACCCTTATCCTAGTGAAGAGGCCAAGGAGGAGCTTGCCAAGAAGTGTGGGATCACTGTCTCTCAG GTCTCTAACTGGTTTGGCAACAAGCGGATcagatataagaaaaatattgggAAGTTCCAGGAAGAAGCAAATATCTATGCAGTGAAAACTGCTGTGTCTGTCACTCAAGGGGGGCATAGCCGTGCCAGTTCCCCTACACCTCCCTCTTCTGCAG GCTCTGGTGGTTCCTTCAACCTCTCAGGATCAGGAGACTTGTTCCTAGGGATGCCTGGGCTCAATGGAGACTCCTACCCCAGTTCCCAG GTGGAATCACTCCGACACTCAATGGGCCCTGGGGGCTACGGGGAAAGTCTTGGGGGAGGCCAGACGTACAGCCCCCGGGAAATGAGG GCTAATGGTGGCTGGCAAGAGGCAGTGACCCCATCTTCAGTGACATCCCCAACAGAGGGACCTGGAAGCGTTCATTCTGACACGTCCAATTGA
- the AGER gene encoding advanced glycosylation end product-specific receptor isoform X1, with product MFLPSSHGCGFAKSQQYLGWGTQQFLLVLQGPLLRTQLDSWHSPGEQTKEIGEKRGRRITGCWLYVGQWQDTKRVKQPGAWEEDRMAFQTNTGAWVLILSIGVVGSQNISARIGEPLVLTCKGAPRKPPQQLEWKLNTGRTEAWKILSPGESPWESVARVLPNGSLLLPAVGIQDEGTFRCKATNRHGKEFKSNYRLRVYQIPRKPKIVGSASELIAGIPNKVGTCLSEGGYPAGTLSWHLDGKALVPDGKGVSVREETRRHPDTGLFTIQSELTMTPVPGGPLNPTFSCSLSFSPSVPGQQALHTAPIQPSVWEPVSLEEVRLVVDPEGGAVAPGGAVTLTCEVPAQHSPQIHWLKDGSPLPIAPSSVLFLPEITVQDQGIYSCVATDQSHRSRESPGVSISIIDSRENDQVEGSEGGPGLGLLALILVVLGGLVTAALLGGFLLWKKKRLFHKEERKVPECPEEEEERAELNQPEKEETAENSEGEP from the exons ATGTTTCTCCCCAGTTCCCATGGGTGTGGCTTTGCTAAGAGTCAGCAGTACCTGGGTTGGGGAACACAACAGTTTCTTCTGGTACTTCAAGGGCCCTTGTTGAGAACCCAGCTGGATTCCTGGCATTCTCCAGGGGAGCAGACAAAAGAGAttggggagaaaagggggaggagaatCACAGGGTGCTGGCTTTATGTGGGACAGTGGCAAGATACTAAGAGAGTCAaacagccaggagcctgggaagAAGACAGGATGGCATTTCAGACAAACACAGGAGCCTGGGTGCTGATTCTTAGCATAGGgg TGGTTGGCAGTCAGAACATCTCAGCCAGGATCGGGGAGCCCTTGGTGCTGACCTGTAAGGGGGCTCCTAGGAAACCACCCCAGCAACTTGAATGGAAACTG AACACAGGCCGGACTGAAGCCTGGAAAATCCTCTCTCCTGGAGAGAGCCCTTGGGAGAGTGTGGCTCGAGTTCTCCCCAATGGCTCCCTTCTCCTGCCAGCTGTTGGGATCCAGGATGAAGGAACATTCAGGTGCAAGGCAACCAATCGCCATGGGAAGGAGTTCAAGTCCAACTATCGACTTCGTGTCTACC AGATTCCAAGGAAGCCAAAAATAGTGGGCTCTGCCTCTGAACTCATTGCTGGGATCCCCAACAAg GTAGGAACATGCCTATCAGAAGGGGGATACCCAGCAGGGACTCTTAGCTGGCATCTAGATGGAAAAGCCCTGGTGCCTGATGGGAAAG GAGTATCTGTGAGGGAGGAGACCAGAAGACACCCTGACACAGGACTTTTCACAATACAATCAGAGCTGACAATGACCCCAGTTCCAGGAGGCCCTCTGAATCCCACCTTCTCTTGCAGCCTTAGCTTCAGTCCCAGTGTTCCTGGACAACAGGCCCTCCACACAGCTCCTATTCAACCCAGTGTCTGGG AGCCAGTATCTTTGGAGGAAGTTCGACTAGTAGTAGATCCAGAGGGTGGAGCAGTGGCCCCTGGAGGGGCAGTAACCCTGACCTGTGAGGTCCCTGCTCAGCACTCACCACAAATTCATTGGCTCAAAGAT GGTTCTCCTTTGCCTATTGCACCAAGCTCTGTGCTGTTCCTTCCTGAGATCACAGTCCAAGACCAAGGAATATACAGTTGTGTTGCCACTGACCAAAGTCATAGGTCACGAGAAAGTCCTGGTGTTAGCATCAGCATCATTG ATTCTAGAGAAAATGACCAAGTAGAAG GCTCTGAGGGAGGCCCAGGATTAGGCTTACTGGCCCTCATTCTAGTAGTTTTGGGTGGCCTGGTCACAGCTGCCCTGCTGGGGGGATtccttttgtggaaaaaaaagcGGCTCTTCCACAAAGAAGAGAG GAAGGTTCCTGAGTGcccagaggaagaggaagaacggGCAGAACTAAATCAAcctgaaaaagaagaaacagctGAGAACAGTGAAGGGGAACCCTGA
- the AGER gene encoding advanced glycosylation end product-specific receptor isoform X2: MFLPSSHGCGFAKSQQYLGWGTQQFLLVLQGPLLRTQLDSWHSPGEQTKEIGEKRGRRITGCWLYVGQWQDTKRVKQPGAWEEDRMAFQTNTGAWVLILSIGVVGSQNISARIGEPLVLTCKGAPRKPPQQLEWKLNTGRTEAWKILSPGESPWESVARVLPNGSLLLPAVGIQDEGTFRCKATNRHGKEFKSNYRLRVYQIPRKPKIVGSASELIAGIPNKVGTCLSEGGYPAGTLSWHLDGKALVPDGKGVSVREETRRHPDTGLFTIQSELTMTPVPGGPLNPTFSCSLSFSPSVPGQQALHTAPIQPSVWEPVSLEEVRLVVDPEGGAVAPGGAVTLTCEVPAQHSPQIHWLKDGSPLPIAPSSVLFLPEITVQDQGIYSCVATDQSHRSRESPGVSISIIGEKSSEGGPGLGLLALILVVLGGLVTAALLGGFLLWKKKRLFHKEERKVPECPEEEEERAELNQPEKEETAENSEGEP, translated from the exons ATGTTTCTCCCCAGTTCCCATGGGTGTGGCTTTGCTAAGAGTCAGCAGTACCTGGGTTGGGGAACACAACAGTTTCTTCTGGTACTTCAAGGGCCCTTGTTGAGAACCCAGCTGGATTCCTGGCATTCTCCAGGGGAGCAGACAAAAGAGAttggggagaaaagggggaggagaatCACAGGGTGCTGGCTTTATGTGGGACAGTGGCAAGATACTAAGAGAGTCAaacagccaggagcctgggaagAAGACAGGATGGCATTTCAGACAAACACAGGAGCCTGGGTGCTGATTCTTAGCATAGGgg TGGTTGGCAGTCAGAACATCTCAGCCAGGATCGGGGAGCCCTTGGTGCTGACCTGTAAGGGGGCTCCTAGGAAACCACCCCAGCAACTTGAATGGAAACTG AACACAGGCCGGACTGAAGCCTGGAAAATCCTCTCTCCTGGAGAGAGCCCTTGGGAGAGTGTGGCTCGAGTTCTCCCCAATGGCTCCCTTCTCCTGCCAGCTGTTGGGATCCAGGATGAAGGAACATTCAGGTGCAAGGCAACCAATCGCCATGGGAAGGAGTTCAAGTCCAACTATCGACTTCGTGTCTACC AGATTCCAAGGAAGCCAAAAATAGTGGGCTCTGCCTCTGAACTCATTGCTGGGATCCCCAACAAg GTAGGAACATGCCTATCAGAAGGGGGATACCCAGCAGGGACTCTTAGCTGGCATCTAGATGGAAAAGCCCTGGTGCCTGATGGGAAAG GAGTATCTGTGAGGGAGGAGACCAGAAGACACCCTGACACAGGACTTTTCACAATACAATCAGAGCTGACAATGACCCCAGTTCCAGGAGGCCCTCTGAATCCCACCTTCTCTTGCAGCCTTAGCTTCAGTCCCAGTGTTCCTGGACAACAGGCCCTCCACACAGCTCCTATTCAACCCAGTGTCTGGG AGCCAGTATCTTTGGAGGAAGTTCGACTAGTAGTAGATCCAGAGGGTGGAGCAGTGGCCCCTGGAGGGGCAGTAACCCTGACCTGTGAGGTCCCTGCTCAGCACTCACCACAAATTCATTGGCTCAAAGAT GGTTCTCCTTTGCCTATTGCACCAAGCTCTGTGCTGTTCCTTCCTGAGATCACAGTCCAAGACCAAGGAATATACAGTTGTGTTGCCACTGACCAAAGTCATAGGTCACGAGAAAGTCCTGGTGTTAGCATCAGCATCATTGGTGAGAAAA GCTCTGAGGGAGGCCCAGGATTAGGCTTACTGGCCCTCATTCTAGTAGTTTTGGGTGGCCTGGTCACAGCTGCCCTGCTGGGGGGATtccttttgtggaaaaaaaagcGGCTCTTCCACAAAGAAGAGAG GAAGGTTCCTGAGTGcccagaggaagaggaagaacggGCAGAACTAAATCAAcctgaaaaagaagaaacagctGAGAACAGTGAAGGGGAACCCTGA